From a region of the Mercurialis annua linkage group LG1-X, ddMerAnnu1.2, whole genome shotgun sequence genome:
- the LOC126665328 gene encoding uncharacterized protein LOC126665328, whose translation MPLYDCVLLLKPQVRKEALIDLAARVGKHVQNRNGVITDIRSFGEIKLGYGIKKRESRYFQGQLMQMTMMATPNINKELHYLNKEDRLLRWLLVKHRNTKYGLDFQNEDDARDELMKLSPGMSFDDASDEDDDDDDAEYDEDQEKKEH comes from the exons ATGCCACTATATGATTGCGTGCTTCTTTTGAAGCCACAAGTAAGGAAGGAAGCATTGATCGATTTGGCGGCTCGAGTAGGGAAACATGTTCAAAATAGAAATGGTGTTATTACTGATATCAGATCTTTTGGTGAAATTAAGTTGGGATATGGTATTAAGAAGCGTGAAAGCAGATATTTTCAG GGCCAGTTGATGCAGATGACAATGATGGCCACACCCAACATCAACAAGGAGCTACATTATTTGAACAAGGAGGACCGTCTGCTCCGATGGCTACTTGTTAAACATAGAAACACAAAATATGGGTTGGACTTTCAAAACGAGGATGATGCTAGAGATGAGCTAATGAAACTTTCACCTGGTATGTCTTTTGATGATGCAAGCGATGAGGATGACGACGACGACGATGCTGAGTACGACGAGGACcaagaaaaaaaagaacattGA
- the LOC126656910 gene encoding sugar carrier protein A codes for MAGGGSLAPAGGRKERAELYEGKVTFAVVIACIIAAIGGSLFGYDVGISGGVTSMEAFLKKFFHRVYLKKQHAHESNYCRYDDQRLAAFTSSLYLAGLVASLVASPITRVYGRRTSIIFGGISFFIGAALNASAINLAMLLVGRIMLGIGIGFGNQAVPLYLSEMAPTHLRGGLNIMFQLATTTGIFTANMVNYGTQKIESWGWRLSLGLAAAPAIMMTVGGLFLPETPNSLIEQGHHEKGRKVLEKIRGTNKVDAEFQDMLEASELANSIKHPFRNILEKRNRPQLVMAICMPAFQILTGINIILFYAPVLFQSMGFGSNAALYSSAVTGAVLCSSTFISIATVDKLGRRFLLISGGIQMIICQVIVAIILGLKFGDNQQLSKTFSVLVVVVICLFVVAFGWSWGPLGWTVPSEIFPLETRSAGQSITVAVNLFFTFAIAQSFLSLLCAFKFGIFLFFAGWNTVMTVFVYFFLPETKGVPIEEMIFLWRKHWFWKKILPGEAEVDESRENLEMGEAVASRIK; via the exons ATGGCAGGAGGAGGGTCTTTGGCTCCGGCCGGTGGACGTAAGGAAAGAGCTGAGCTATATGAAGGGAAAGTGACCTTTGCTGTGGTTATTGCCTGTATTATTGCTGCCATTGGAGGATCACTTTTTGGATATGATGTTGGAATTTCAG GAGGAGTGACATCAATGGAGGCATTCCTTAAGAAATTTTTTCATAGGGTATATCTGAAGAAGCAGCATGCACATGAAAGCAACTACTGCAGATATGATGACCAAAGGCTAGCAGCTTTTACTTCTTCTCTCTACCTTGCTGGTTTAGTTGCATCTCTAGTGGCAAGTCCTATTACTAGAGTATACGGTCGCCGGACTAGTATAATATTCGGAGGTATCAGCTTTTTCATTGGAGCAGCCTTAAATGCCTCAGCTATTAATCTGGCAATGCTTCTCGTAGGCCGAATCATGTTAGGCATTGGCATAGGATTCGGAAATCAG GCTGTTCCATTATATTTATCAGAGATGGCGCCTACTCATCTCCGAGGAGGACTGAACATTATGTTTCAGTTGGCAACTACTACCGGAATCTTCACAGCGAATATGGTAAATTACGGAACTCAGAAGATAGAATCATGGGGATGGAGACTCTCTCTAGGACTAGCTGCTGCTCCAGCTATAATGATGACAGTAGGAGGTTTATTTCTGCCTGAGACGCCAAACAGTTTAATTGAACAAGGACATCATGAAAAAGGAAGAAAAGTCTTGGAGAAAATCCGAGGAACCAACAAGGTCGATGCAGAATTTCAGGACATGTTAGAGGCAAGTGAGTTGGCTAATTCAATCAAGCATCCGTTCAGAAACATCCTCGAAAAGAGGAACAGACCGCAGTTAGTAATGGCGATATGCATGCCAGCGTTTCAAATTCTTACAGGCATAAATATAATTCTATTTTATGCTCCAGTGCTGTTTCAGAGTATGGGATTTGGAAGTAATGCTGCCCTCTACTCCTCAGCGGTGACTGGAGCAGTTCTTTGTTCCTCCACATTCATTTCTATTGCAACAGTTGATAAATTAGGAAGAAGGTTTTTACTTATCAGCGGCGGAATTCAAATGATTATATGTCAG GTAATAGTAGCTATAATCTTGGGATTGAAGTTTGGGGATAATCAGCAACTATCTAAAACCTTCTCAGTGTTGGTTGTAGTAGTGATTTGCCTCTTTGTAGTTGCTTTCGGATGGTCATGGGGTCCTTTAGGCTGGACGGTGCCGAGCGAAATATTTCCACTCGAGACACGATCAGCCGGCCAGAGCATTACGGTGGCTGTAAACCTTTTCTTCACTTTCGCAATAGCTCAGTCTTTCCTATCCCTCCTTTGTGCATTCAAGTTCGGTATCTTCCTCTTCTTTGCCGGATGGAATACTGTCATGACTGTCTTCGTTTACTTCTTCTTGCCTGAAACCAAAGGAGTTCCTATTGAAGAAATGATATTTCTATGGAGGAAACACTGGTTCTGGAAAAAGATATTACCAGGAGAAGCAGAAGTTGATGAAAGTAGGGAAAACTTGGAAATGGGTGAAGCTGTTGCAAGCAGAATTAAATAG
- the LOC126656919 gene encoding uncharacterized protein LOC126656919, translated as MVCRVAMPALRHEASALTPLLNSRIRNPNRTFSNSRRRKPENLENLNNRYHRNHRSGSRAMVAKLPGRNFVMGEVKILKRGETTEKFVTNRCVSKENRKHADFILGSTDRLGPDLKILQKQIRFGVDEIYAGSAFSANSPPPSSVPVPDFLGKRSNSTATTYLRRLLRLELV; from the coding sequence ATGGTTTGTAGAGTTGCAATGCCTGCATTACGCCACGAAGCCTCAGCCCTAACTCCTCTTCTCAACTCTCGAATCCGAAACCCTAATCGTACTTTTTCAAATTCTCGCCGCCGTAAGCCGGAAAATCTCGAGAATCTTAATAATCGCTATCATCGAAATCACCGGTCAGGTTCTCGCGCGATGGTGGCCAAGCTTCCGGGGAGAAACTTCGTAATGGGCGAGGTCAAGATCTTAAAACGCGGGGAAACGACGGAGAAATTTGTAACTAATCGATGCGTGTCCAAGGAAAATCGGAAACATGCGGATTTCATTTTAGGATCGACAGATAGGTTAGGACCCGACTTGAAGATATTACAGAAGCAAATTAGATTTGGAGTGGATGAGATTTATGCAGGATCAGCTTTTTCAGCGAATTCGCCGCCGCCGAGCTCTGTTCCAGTTCCTGATTTTTTAGGGAAGAGGAGTAATAGTACGGCAACTACTTATTTGCGACGATTATTGAGGCTTGAGTTGGTTTGA